A single genomic interval of Daucus carota subsp. sativus chromosome 1, DH1 v3.0, whole genome shotgun sequence harbors:
- the LOC108220245 gene encoding uncharacterized protein LOC108220245, translating into MVREAAKTLVRQRRLSPRIVSIHAIFGCTAQIRFHFHKIETGFQLYLLQPRDTFIQPYYPLECPVYRPTTNRNWSATNITSTRTPLTHIANSVNGFGACVFHTPGSSSVTPGRRPLSNISNISNRSPVFFNTPGSSSAVQGRNSPIYSPTIKAQYSKSPLNQIRSDNTVDPPLSSNIVSFVVGDSHVPASSVTGSPSTIPSNKTWLKRSTTNVGQAESVVNFKNKKSRTLDKETLSQSTTCLFGPDEDVNSASPEFVTEDCELIYDGDLFNDSDTDVEDTNIGDEESIESDGVPTEEGYCSLGPPTAICQSCHAIMWKEERVNKNVVRGTPEFSTCCGKGQIKLPKAPPTPSYLYQVYNDPKKAKKFRKNIRMYNTMFAFTSMGGKVDHSINNGSSPYIYRLNGQNHHVFGSLIPNEGDDPKFCQLYIYDTEHELENRLKWVKVDDGKIVDSEIVKGLLDMLDSTNELVPFFRMARDRFKDEPVQDLKIVMKVSRAASGRENFIGPSNEVGAIMVGDLEDTCGERDIIIESKSNGLERISDIHPKLMALQYPLLFPNGEDGYHDDIPYSLTQKNSAKKRERVTMKEYYSYRLQVRHDEGNTPRLGGRLFQQYIVLDAFSAIEQARLWWFRTHQTTLRNDLYSNISKHVRDGEDSSSNVGKGFILPASFLGSKRYMQENFQDALAVCRYIGHPDIFLTMTTNPLWDEIVQMMKHMPDCLTVDCPDIIARVFKLKLDQIVDDIKKKSYFGVCVASKSHCTYFFTCIVFCKY; encoded by the exons ATGGTGAGGGAAGCTGCCAAAACCTTGGTCAGGCAACGCCGTTTGTCACCACGAATTGTTTCAATCCATGCCATATTTGGGTGTACAGCTCAAATTCGATTTCATTTCCACAAGATTGAAACTGGGTTTCAGCTTTATCTTCTCCAACCAAG GGATACCTTTATCCAACCATATTATCCCCTCGAATGCCCAG TTTATAGGCCTACGACTAATCGAAACTGGAGTGCCACCAATATTACTTCTACAAGGACTCCTCTAACCCACATTGCAAACTCTGTCAATGGATTTGGAG CATGTGTGTTCCATACTCCCGGGTCTTCATCTGTTACTCCTGGAAGAAGGCCTTTGTCCAATATCTCCAATATTTCAAATCGTAGCCCAG TTTTCTTCAATACTCCCGGCTCTTCATCTGCAGTCCAAGGAAGGAATAGTCCTATTTATTCTCCAACAATAAAAGCCCAATATTCAAAATCTCCCTTGAACCAAATCAGATCAG ATAATACAGTTGATCCACCATTGTCATCCAATATTGTAAGCTTTGTTGTTGGAGATTCTCATGTGCCTGCTTCATCTGTCACTGGATCTCCTTCCACCATTCCCTCCAACAAAACATGGCTCAAAAGATCAACTACTAACGTCGGACAAGCAGAATCAGTAGTCAACTTTAAGAACAAAAAAAGTCGAACGCTGGATAAGGAGACTTTGTCGCAGTCCACTACATGTTTGTTTGGACCAGACGAAG ATGTAAACAGTGCATCTCCAGAGTTTGTCACTGAGGATTGTGAACTAATTTATGATGGTG ATTTGTTCAATGATTCGGATACTGATGTCGAAGACACAAACATAGGAGATGAAGAATCTATTGAATCAGATGGAGTTCCCACTGAAGAAG GTTATTGCAGTTTGGGTCCTCCAACTGCAATATGTCAAAGTTGTCATGCAATAATGTGGAAAGAAGAGCGTGTAAATAAAAATGTTGTGAGAGGAACTCCTGAATTCTCCACATGTTGTGGCAAGGGTCAGATAAAACTTCCGAAAGCACCTCCCACTCCATCATACTTATACCAGGTTTATAATGACCCAAAGAAGGCCAAGAAGTTCAGAAAAAATATTCGGATGTACAACACGATGTTTGCTTTTACCTCTATGGGTGGGAAAGTGGACCATTCCATTAACAACGGCTCATCACCTTACATATACCGTCTAAATGGTCAAAACCATCACGTCTTCGGTTCCCTTATACCAAATGAAGGTGATGACCCAAAGTTCTGCCAACTTTACATATATGACACTGAACATGAATTGGAGAATAGACTCAAGTGGGTGAAGGTTGATGATGGTAAGATTGTTGATTCTGAAATAGTCAAGGGTTTGCTGGACATGCTTGATTCGACAAATGAGCTGGTTCCTTTCTTTCGCATGGCACGTGACAGATTCAAAGATGAACCAGTGCAAGATCTCAAAATTGTCATGAAAGTATCTCGTGCAGCAAGTGGACGAGAGAATTTTATTGGTCCGTCAAATGAAGTTGGTGCAATCATGGTGGGAGATTTGGAAGATACATGTGGTGAGCGGGATATTATCATTGAATCTAAGAGTAATGGCCTTGAACGTATTTCAGACATACATCCTAAACTCATGGCCCTGCAGTACCCCCTTCTTTTTCCCAATGGGGAGGATGGATATCATGATGATATTCCTTATTCGCTCACCCAAAAAAATTCTGCAAAGAAGCGGGAAAGAGTCACCATGAAAGAGTATTACTCCTACAGGTTACAAGTTCGACACGATGAAG GCAATACTCCAAGGCTTGGTGGGAGATTGTTCCAGCAATATATAGTACTGGATGCCTTTTCTGCCATTGAACAAGCCCGTTTATGGTGGTTTCGTACACACCAGACCACATTACGGAATGATCTTTATTCAAACATCAGTAAACACGTGCGTGATGGTGAAGATTCTTCAAGTAATGTTGGCAAAGGCTTTATACTCCCTGCAAGTTTTTTAGGCTCTAAACGATACATGCAAGAAAATTTTCAAGATGCACTCGCCGTATGCCGTTACATTGGCCACCCCGATATTTTTCTTACCATGACTACTAACCCCCTGTGGGACGAGATAGTTCAGATGATGAAGCACATGCCTGATTGTTTGACGGTAGATTGTCCTGACATAATAGCACGTGTTTTCAAGCTGAAACTTGATCAAATTGTAGACGATATTAAGAAGAAATCATATTTTGGAGTATGTGTTGCAAGTAAGTCCCACTGTACTTACTTTTTTACATGCATTGTTTTTTGTAAATACTAA
- the LOC108218102 gene encoding uncharacterized protein LOC108218102, translated as MGHVYYIVVAFPCTVGAIVLALFHIYRHLLNYTEPTYQRYIVRIIFMVPVYALMSFLSLVINESATIYFNSIREIYEAWVIYNFLSLCLAWVGGPGAVVISLSGRVLKSNWCLMTCCFPPIPLDGRFIRRCKQGCLQFVILKPILVAVTLILYAKGRYHDGNFSAGQSYLYLTIIYTFSYSLALYALALFYVACRDLLQPFNPVPKFIIIKSVVFLTYWQGVLVFLAAKSGFIKDTKEAAEFQNFIICVEMLIAAVGHLYAFPYKEYSGANIGTTRGFSENLAHAVKLNDFYHDTVHQFAPTYHDYVLYNHSDSEGESRTYRAKTFVPTGLEMDSVRKNKHMLGNKLEGIQLSSLSSSGSSTPGNQSPEQVLVDISKSEAMNPSLLLDASLEAPNDLTLVDIDMSNYSEEVPAVNDLGTR; from the exons ATGGGGCATGTTTACTATATTGTTGTGGCGTTTCCGTGCACGGTTGGGGCGATTGTGCTGGCGCTTTTTCATATTTACAGGCATTTGTTGAATTATACCGAGCCGACGTATCAGCGCTACATTGTTCGCATTATATTCATGGTTCCT GTGTACGCATTAATGTCTTTCCTCTCCCTCGTCATTAATGAGAGTGCGACAATATATTTTAACTCCATCAGGGAAAT ATATGAAGCATGggttatttacaattttttgtcACTTTGCCTGGCATGGGTCGGTGGACCTGGAGCTGTTGTAATTAGTCTTAGTGGCCGTGTTCTGAAGTCAAACTGGTGCCTGATGACTTGTTGCTTCCCTCCCATACCACTTGATGG GCGTTTTATACGAAGATGCAAGCAAGGATGTTTGCAATTTGTGATTCTTAAGCCTATATTAGTTGCAGTGACACTCATTCTTTATGCAAAAGGCAGATATCATGATGGAAATTTCAGTGCAGGACAATCGTATTTGTACCTCACTATCATCTATACTTTTTCATACTCTCTGGCATTGTATGCCTTGGCCTTGTTCTACGTCGCATGCAGGGATTTGCTCCAACCTTTTAATCCCGTTCCAAAGTTCATCATCATCAAGTCTGTTGTTTTCCTGACTTACTGGCAG GGTGTTTTGGTTTTTTTAGCGGCAAAGTCTGGGTTCATAAAAGATACGAAGGAAGCTgctgaatttcaaaattttataatttgtgtTGAGATGCTTATTGCTGCTGTTGGCCATCTTTATGCGTTTCCGTACAAGGAATATTCTGGTGCGAACATCGGCACTACTCGTGGGTTTTCAGAAAATCTCGCACATGCTGTCAAATTAAATGACTTTTACCATGACACTGTTCATCAG tTTGCACCAACTTACCATGATTATGTACTCTACAACCATAGTGACAGTGAGGGGGAATCAAGGACATACCGAGCTAAAACCTTTGTCCCTACCGGACTTGAAATGGACTCTGtcagaaaaaataaacataTGCTTGGAAACAAGTTAGAAGGCATACAGCTATCTAGTTTATCGTCTTCTGGTAGTAGCACTCCCGGTAACCAGAGCCCAGAACAAGTCTTAGTGGATATCTCAAAATCAGAGGCAATGAACCCTTCTCTGCTACTGGATGCTTCGCTCGAGGCCCCCAATGACCTCACTCTTGTTGACATAGACATGTCCAATTATTCAGAAGAGGTACCAGCAGTTAATGATCTTGGGACAAGGTGA